The segment CTACcagtgtgttttatgtttttgagtTTAATGTGCTGCTTTTGGTGCAACGTCTTGATGGCTGCTCTGTGTTTACAGTCATCCGTCCACGCTGATTCTGGTGCTGCTCTTCCACTAGTTTTCCGACCTCCAGGTACAAGAAAATCAGGCGTTTACAAGTTTTTAATAGTTTCCATCCGTTATTAAAATTCACTTAGGACGTAGTGCATTTATATTAACACTGTAGACATGCAGTGGCAAAAAATCTCAGTATTTGCAAAAAGTCCAATTATAACAATTTTCATTAGCTGTGTTCAGTCTGAAATTGTCTGCTGTTGCTATGTTTATTAGGTTCAAGTTAAATTCCAGTAGAATTACATACTTCATTAAACACTGAAACTTGCATATAGTGTAACATGTGTATTATTACTATGCAATTATGCCACTAAAACAattcatttgaaaaaaagatgCTGGTGTCCTCACTTGTGTAATTTTCTTTCTAGCACTGTTGCCAATATCAGCACCTCTGGTACGTCTGTCGtccaataaatatataatgacaCGTCTTGATAATGGTTATAAAATTAATGTCATGAGTTAATTTTTCAGGTTGTTGCCAGCTTTTTGCCACATAGCAATGTCAAACCCGCTCTGTTTTGGCAGGTAATGAAACAACACCATCATGTTTCTAAAACTACATTACATGTGGCTGAAACACAGTGTGCATTAATGatataaaatgtattctttAAGTTTTTGCTGCAGAGTTACAGTGCTGGGTTCAACTATGCAAACAGAAATTCTTCATCAGAGCAGGTATATctatcattcattcatttattgagTTATGAGATACTGTCACCACCCAAAACGACTCTCATTGCTTTCTGATTAATCTTCCGTCTTTACACAtcctcccctctgtctctgccttactttatctgtctttatctctcACCAACAGGGTAAGAAGATGTCTTTAAAGCAGCTTCTGTTGATCGCTGGAACGGTTTCCTATGCAACATGTGCAGGGGTGTGTATAACGTGATAACCTAGGTTTAAAAAAGTTCTttcttaaaacttttttttttctttttttttttaacatgtcttTTGTTTCAGGCCCTTCCTCAAATTTTCATTAACCGACTTGGTGTGAGAAGCGCGCCAATCCAGACTTTCTTTAGGTCGATAGTACCAATCCCACTCTCAGGTAAAATCTTTAGTTCTGTAGCAAAAATAATATTGCATCATAAATCAGAATACTTCATTTTGCATGTCAGATAGCAGATACATAGTCTGTTAAATTCACCCCAAAGTACACACAAAGTGGTACATTGTTTagctttttttaattattaatagtAAGTCAGCTAGCTTGGATCCAGTAATAACAGATAGGACTTTTTAAACTAACATGTTGTTGTGTAACTCTCTCCAGCTGCTCTGGCCTTCTTCAATGTGTTTACCGTCAGAAGTGAAGAGTCAGAAACCGGGATCCAAGTGTTTGACTCCAGTGGAAATCCTCTCGGCTTCTCTAAAGCAGCAGGAGAGAAggtcatttgaaaaaaaaaaaaagaggagcaAATGGACAAAAATAAGTCATCTCATTGAAAACTTGCAGTTAAAtatctgtttctttttgttcagGCTGTGAGGGAAACTGCTTTGTCAAGAGCGGCACTGTTTGGTACCA is part of the Micropterus dolomieu isolate WLL.071019.BEF.003 ecotype Adirondacks linkage group LG15, ASM2129224v1, whole genome shotgun sequence genome and harbors:
- the sfxn4 gene encoding sideroflexin-4, with product MDPNLLYWKSQGQTFISRLQIWVNLLDPTSLLSSDAEIQSAHALLESGEKQHEKDGQALTLSLSSVHADSGAALPLVFRPPALLPISAPLVVASFLPHSNVKPALFWQFLLQSYSAGFNYANRNSSSEQGKKMSLKQLLLIAGTVSYATCAGALPQIFINRLGVRSAPIQTFFRSIVPIPLSAALAFFNVFTVRSEESETGIQVFDSSGNPLGFSKAAGEKAVRETALSRAALFGTTAAVPNLMVLLLQRTRPFQRNSLLAAPLRHISVAFVLGLMIPVSFSLFPQLGTIRKENVEQELRAAADNGQLYYHRGL